GAGCAGACGGTCGCCAGGGACGATCCGGACCCCAAGGCATTGGCCGCCTATGGCCTGCTGGGCCAGGGTGCGGGGGGCGCCGAGCCGGAGGTGTGGCTGCGGTTTGTGACGGCGCGGCCAGTGAGCGGCGCCACGACGGCGTTCTTGGACTGGTGCTGTGCCGGGCTGGCCGCGTGGGGGAAGACGGCGCTGCTGTTTGTCTGGGATAACGCCAGTTGGCATCTCAGCAAGGCGGTGCGTGGCTGGCTGCGGCGGTACAATCGCACGGTGAAGGCGCAGGGCGAAGGGGTGCGGATCATCGCCTGCTTCCTGCCGACGAAGAGTCCGTGGCTGAACCCGATTGAGCCGCGCTGGGTGCATGGCAAGCGCCGTGTGGCCGAGCCCGCGCGGCTGCTGACCGCGGCCGAACTGGAGCAGCGAGTCTGCGACGCCTTCGGCTGTGATCAACTTCAGCATTTAGCCATTCCCGAGGAAGCGGCTTGATTCTGCACTAGTCATCCTTGCCCTTACCGTTGGTCTGGTCCTCAGCCGCTGGAGCGCGGCGCTGATCGGCCGCACGTTTGCCAAGTACTGGGGCACCAAGGCCCTCCTGCTCTGGCTCTGCGGCGTCGGCTGCTGCCTGGCCGTCAACCTGCTCATCTATCTCGTGCCGGCCCTCCAGCCGGCCGCTCTGGCCGTTACCTGTCTCATCGTCTGCACCAGCCTGATCAGCCTGGCCGGGCTGGAGTGGGTGCTGGACCGCCGGGCGCTTGCGCCCGCGCCCGATGCGTTGTTGGACCTGCGGTTTGACGCCGGCGAGCCCGCGCCGCCGGCTGCACCGCCGCGGCAATCGTGAGGAATCGCCATGCCGTTTATCGAACGCGAAGCCACCCCGATTCGCTGCGACGCCTGTCAGGGCAGGGGCATTTGCACCCGCTGCGCCGGCCTTGGCGCGGCCGTCGACTGTCTGGCCTGTCTGCGCTCCGGCCGCTGTGACCGCTGCGCCGGCACCGGCACGATCGTCATTCGCCGCCGGTTCTAAGCCCGCCCACCACGCACGGGAAGGAGCGTGCGCTATGCCTCTGTGATTCCTGATCCGTTGGCTCATCGCGCTTGCCCTGGCCCTGGCCGCCATCCTGATCTTCACCTCGCTGGTGCAGGCCGGCGACCATCTGCGCCATCCGGCCATGCCACGGCTGATGCCGAGTGCGGTGGCCGGCGCCGAGCCGGTGCTCGACCTGCCCGACCTGGCGGCGATCCCGGCCGGCGGTTTTGCCTGCCTGGCCGCAAATCCAAGCTGTCAACGCGGCGACGTCTGGTGGATGGGCTGGTTTGACGAGGATGCCGACGCCGCCCGCCAGTTCGTCACCTTCCGGCCGCTCGGGCCGGACCTGCGTGTCCAGCAGGGACTGGCCGAGGCGGTGCTCTGGGCCTGGATCTCACCGACCGGCCACGACCTGCTGTCCGGGCTGCGGTCGTTCGGGCTGACGATCATCCTGGCGCCGCAGGCGAGTGTGGGACCAGCCACGACGATCGCCGCCTACCGCACCCAGGGCCACCTGATTCTGGTCAGCACGCGCTACGCCAAGGTCTCCTCCTGGGTGCTGGGCGACGTGGTAGTGCATGAGCTGACCCATGCTCGGCAGGACCAGACCGGTCAGCTCCAGTCGGCGAGTGTGGCCGGCTGTGAGGCGGCCGAGATCGGCGCCCGCCAAAGCGCGGTCGCCTATGCCCGCTGGGTGGCCGGTCACTTCGGCACGCTGCCGACGCTGGCAGAGGTCGGCCAGAGCCTGTCGGCCGAGGACAGCGCCCTCATCGCCATGATCGCCGCCGAAGTGGCGGCGCCGGACCTGCGGCCGATCGCCGCCGCTGAGTGTGAGCCAGACAGCGGCCAGCCCGCCGGGAGTGCTACGCCAAGATCACGGAATGCCGTCACCTTTGGACGTGGTCGGTTCCAGACTGCCAGTGGATCTGTGTGCGCTGCGAACGGGCCCAGCTCGCCTGTCCGCACCCAGCCTGGCGGTGGTGCTCGCCGGCGCTGGCGATGTGCGGCTGCTGCGGGCAGCTGCGCTGGCTTGGTATTGACGGACGTGCGCAGCAAGGACAGGAGGCCTGACATGGAAACGCACTGGAAGCTGGTGCTGCAGCGGGCGCAGGCCCTGCGCGCCGAAGTAACGCAGCGCCAACAACACCTAGACCACTTTTCGGGCAAGGCGCTGCGGCAGGAGATGCAGGCCATTTTCCGGCTTGAGGAGGAGGCCAGGGCCCTGTTCCAGCAAGCCGACGCATTGGAGTGTGCCGTCGAGGCGCGGGCGCTGCGACTGGGCATGACGGTCTACAAGCTGCGCATTCCCATGGAGTGGGCGTTGCCGTTCGGCGACGAGCCGCTTTCTACCTGGTTCGCCCGGCCGTTGCGGATCACCTGGTTAGGCCGAACGCAGGCGGACGTGGTTCGGCTGGACGGCCAGCCCTTCCCCGATGGCAGCCGGACGCAGCGGGAACGGCGCACAGACCTGCGCCGCACGCCGGTTCGCTTCTGAACGCAGGCTGCGCCGCCAGCCACCGGCGCGTTGACCGTGTGGCTGGCGCGCGGCCGTTCACCGCCTGATGCAGAAAGCAGGGAATGAGATGAAGACGACACCCGCAACTGGCCTGGAGCCAGGTCAGCCAGCACCTGGCCGGGTTTTACACGGCTTCGCCAAACGACCGTGACATCCTGGCCGCCTCACTCGATGACGAGATCGCAGAGCTGGCCGAACTGGTACGACTGCTCTTCTATGAGCAGCGCGACGATCGGGAGCAGGAGATTGCCGAAGGCATGGTCGACCAGGGCGGCTGGCTGCCCGCAAGCGCGGTGCGACCGCTGCAGACCGAGGCGGAAGCGTGGACCAGACAGGAGTGATGAAGATGACCGAGCAGGCAGATTCCCGCACGCCGGCTGACGCCGCCGACCCGGAGGTGGCAGCGTACCTCCGGGTCGTGGTCAAAGCGGCGCGACAGGTCGCGCGCCGGCGACCTGACCGCGAACCGAGCGAACCAGTCGACAACACGCCAGGCCGCTGGCACAGTGGGCAGGCCACGCGTTCGGGGGACGGAGGATCAACCGCATCATGAGTGAGGGGCGGCGGACGGTCTGCTACTTGCGTTTCTCGTCGGAGCTGCAGCGCGACAGCTGGACGATCGATGCCCAGCGCCATGAGTACGACGAGTTCATCGGCGCCCGCGGCTGGCAGCACGTCGCCGCCTATATCGATGAAGCCCGGCGGGCGTCGTCCGACGACATCGCCCGCCGGCCGGCCTTTCAGCAACTCCTGGCCGACCTGCGTGGCGGCGCCTTCGACACGGTCGTCGTGCACGAGAACTCGCGCCTGGCCCGCAACCAGCTCGTGTTTCAGCAGTTCCTCAAGGCCTGCCGCGAACGCGGCGCGCGGCTGGTCAGCATCGCCGAGGCGATCGACACGACCACGGCCGACGGCGAGATGCTGATGGGCCTCCTGATGCAGTTCTCCCAGCACGCGAGCAAGGTGCTGGGCACGCACGTGGCCAAGGCCAAGCGGGAGCGCGTGCGCCGCGGCCTGGCCAACGGTTCCATCCCGTTCGGGTACCGCCGTTGCGACTGCGGTCAGGGGACCGACGGGAAGTGCCGCGGTCATGCGCCGAAGCCGGTGCCCGAGGAATTCGCGGCGGTGCGGCAGGCCTTCGAGCGCTATGCCACGGGCGCGTACACCGCGACCGCAGTCGCCGCACAGCTCAACGCCGGCGGCTTTCGCACCCGCAACACGCGCAGGGATCCCGAGGTCGGCGTGACCGGGCCACGGCCGTTTGGCAAGGAGTCGGTCGTGGACTTGCTGCGCAATCCGTTTCACGCCGGCAAGGTTCGCTACCGCGACGGCGACCTGGTCGACGGAGCCCACGAGCCGGCCGTGTCCTGGGAACTGTTCAACCGCGTCCAGGAGCAGCTCGACCGCCGTGCCCGCCATGGGCGCAGCGATCGCACCAAGCGGATCTACCTCCTCAACGGCCTGGTGCGCTGCTGGCACTGCGGCGAGCGCCTGTGGGCAATCACGGCGGCGAGGACCGAGAACCGGCACGGGACTCCGATCGCGCCGGTCTTGCGCTCGAAATATCGGGCCATGTGTCACGACCGCGGTAACCACGGGTGCCCGGCGGGCGATGCGTCGCTGAATGTCAACCGGATCGACGCTCAGGTCGAAGCGCTCATAACCGCACTTCGCCTGCCGGCGGACTGGCAGCGGACCGCCGAGCGCCTGCTGGCGAGCGACGGCGAACGGGCCAGTCGCGAGCAGCGGCGGGCGACCGTCCAGGATCGGCTACGGCGGGCAGCCCGCGCCTACGCCGACGGCAATCTGGACGAGGCGGACTATGAACGGCGCAAGCGCGAAGCGGAAGCCGAACTGGCCGGCCTCGCCGTGCCGGCGGAGCAGGAGGTCGTCGGCGCGGGTCGCTTCCTGGCGGATCTGCGCGACCTCTGGAAGCAGGTGGATACGGCGACCCGGCGGGGTATCGTCCAGGCGGTGTTCGAGGCGTTCTACGTGGACATGCGAACGGGCCGGGTAGAAGAATATCGCCCGAAGGCGGCCTTCCGCGAGTTATTGCTAGGGTTAGGCGGTATTCACTTCGGCGACCCCGATGGGATTCGAACCCACGATCTCCACCGTGACAGGGTGGCATGTTAGACCGCTACACCACGGGGCCAAGAAACCGGGCCACGCAGCCCGGTTCATCGATCGTACGGTACCTGTGTTGCCCTGTCAAACCTCGCCCTGACCGGCTCAGGGCGCTGCGACCACCGTGCTACAGCGCCAGGCGCCGGCCGCGCGGCACCCACATCGGGCCGTCTTCGGCAGGGACCGCCGGCTCGTCGATCGCGCGCAGGCTCTCGCGCGAGACGTCGGGGCTGCGAATCGCGCCTTCGAAGCGCGGCTCGTGCAACTCGCGCAGGCGCACGGCCAGGTCGTCGGCGCCGGCCTCGGTCAGGTTGGCGGCCAGCACATCCACGCCGTCGGCGAACGCCCGCGCCTCGATGCGCCAGTCGGCCGGGCTCAGGTCACGTGTGAGCTTGCGCCAGGCGCGTTGCACCTCGGCCGGCGCCAGCGCAGCGGCGGCCTCGGGCTCGGGGCTGGTGAAGAGGTCGATCAGCACGCTGAGCAGCGATTCCGCGGGCCAGGCGTCCTCCGCCTCCTCGTAGGCCCGCGCCCGCGCGACGATCTCCCTGACACGCACGCCGCCCCTCCCTGTTGTCATTGCATCACCGCTGCCCCGTTATCCTATTGCATCCTTCGCGGCAAAGACAGGCCGTTACGACAAGCCGCACCCCTGCGATTCTGTGCTACCATTGCTCCGGCAACGGCAGGCTCTCCCCTCGCTTCGCCCGCGCAGCAGTACGGGTTCGCCCGAGCGCCACGGCGTGCAGCAGGACGCGCGACCGCGACGCTCTCCGTCTTCACGGAGCGGCCCGGCCTCGGCAACGAGCGAGCAGCCGCCGCAGCCGGAAACGAGGCGCTCCCGTGGCGATCGCGCCATCCCGCCGGGTGGACGCCGCCCGCCCCGCCGAGGGCAGCGGCGGCCCACCGCGGCGACGCACCGTCGCCCTCGACGAGTCGCGGCTCGACCGCTCCGTGCTGGCGCTGGCCTGGCCGGTGCTCGTGCAGCAGCTCGCGCTGTCGCTTGTGCAGCTTGTCGATACCTTTCTCGTGGGCCATATCGACAACACGGGCAACGCGCTGGCCGGCGTGGGGCTGGCCACCTTCATTCAGTGGACGCCGCAGGCCGGTGTCTTCGCGATCGCCGCGGGCACCACGGCGGTGCTCGCCCGCGACATTGGCAGCGGTCAGCCCGATCGCGCCGCGGCCGCGCTGCGCCATGGCCTGCTGCTCTCGCTGCTCTGGGGTCTCGTCGGCACGGTCTTGGTTTTCTTCGCCGCGAACTGGACGATGGGCGCGATGGGCGCCACCGGCGACGTGCTCACGCTGGGCGCCTCCTGGCTGCGCTGGGCCTCGCCCGGCATCCTCTTCGGCTCCTTGCTGTTCGTGGCGAACAGCGCCCAGCAGGGCGCGGGCGACACGCGCACGCCGATGGCGGTGATGCTCTGCGTCAACATCGTCAACGCGATCGTGGCGTTCGGGCTGATCTACGGCTCATGGTTCCTGCCGAAGCTGGGCGTACGCGGCTCCGGCATCGGCTTCTCCGTCTCGCAATTGGTCGGCATGGCGCTGACCCTGGCGATCCTGACGAAGGGCCGCGCCGGCCTCCGGCTGCACTGGCCGTCGTTGCGCCGCTGGGATGGCGAGACGGCGCGCCGCATCCTCAACGTAGGTGTGCCGTCGGGCGTGGAGCAGGTGCAGTTCCAGTTCGCGATGCTGGTCTACACGCGGATCATCGCCAGCCTGGGCGAGACGGCGCTGGCGGCGCACAGCGTGGCGATCCGCATCCAGGGGCTGGCCTTCATGCCGGGCATGGCCTTCCAGCAGGCGGCCACCGCCTTCACCGGCCAGGCGCTGGGCGCCGGCAAGCCGCAGCTGGCCGAGCGCGCGACCTTCGCGGCCATGCGTTTCGCGCTCTACATCCTCGGCGGCGTGGCGCTGCTGCTGGCGCTGTTCGGCGGGCCGATCACCAGGGCGTTCGTCGACGACCCGGCCGTGACCAGCGACGGCCGCCAACTGCTGCTGATCTTTGCCGTGGCGCAACCGGCGATCGCGATCGCCTTCACCTTCGCCGGCAGCCTGCGCGGCGCGGGCGACACGCGCGCGGTGATGGTGATCTTCGCGATCTCGCCCTGGATCCTGCGCGTGACGTTGGCCTATCTCTTTGCGATCGTGCTGGGCTGGGGCGTGGGCGGCGCCTGGATCGGCGCCGTGGCCGACATGTGGGTGCGGGCGGGTCTCACCTTCCTGCGCTTCCGCCGCGGCCGCTGGCAAACCATCCGCGTGTAGGGCGCTCGGCCCTCACCCTCACCCCCTGACCCCTCTCCCAATCCTGGGCGAGGGGGGACGCAAGGCCGGAAGATTAGGGCTGAAGGCGTAGCTGGGAGCGGCGCGACAGGCGCACGCGGAGCGCCTCTGCAGCACTCGGCTAACCCGGCACGGCCCTGGAACTCCCTCCGCCGGATCGCCCCTCTCCCTCTCCCAGGATTGGGAGAGGGAGAGGGGACGGGGTGAGGGCGAGGGCCGCCCCCGCCGCCTGCCTCATAGCCGCAGCTTGGGGTCGAAGGCGTCGCGCAGACCATCGCCGAGCAGGTTCACGCAGAGCACGGTGATCAGGATCAGCAGGCCGGGGAAGATGGCGAGGAACGGCGCACTGATCACGTAGTCCTGCGCGTTGGTCAGCATGTTGCCCCAACTCGGCGTCGGCGGCTGAATGCCGAGGCCCAGAAAGCTGATCGCCGCCTCCGCCGTCAGGTTTGTGGCGAAGAGCAGCGTGCCGCTGACGATGATCGGCGCCATCGCGTTGGGCAAGATATGGCGCGCGGCGATGCGCCACCAGGGACAGCCAAGCAGCTCCGCCGCCTGCGTGTAGTCGCGGGTGCGCGCGGCGATGAACTCCCCGCGCACGATGCGCGCCAGCACCGCCCAGTTGAACAGGCCCAGGATCAGGATGATGCTCGTGACCGAGGGCCGCGTGATCGCCGCGGCCAGAATCAACAGCAGCAGGAAGGGCAGCGTCAGGAAGAGCTCGATCAGCCGGTCGGCGATGCCGTCGACCCAGCCGCCGAAGTAGCCGGCCAGCATGCCGACCAGCGTGCCGATCCCTGTTGCGATCAGCGCCGAGAGCAGCGAGATCTCCAGCGAGTTGCGCCCGCCATAGACGGCGCGATCGAAGGCGTTGCGGCCGAACTCGTCGCGGCCGAAGAGGGCGCTGCCGGAGGGCGAGGCGAAGGTGTCGCTGCGCACCTGCGTCAGCGTATCGGTGTAGGGCAGCCAGAGCGGCGCCGAGAAGCAGATGCCGGTCAGCACCAGCAGCACGATCAGGCCGCTGACGGCCAGCCGGTGCCGCAGCAAGCGGCGCAAGATCACAAAACGGCGCGCCGGCGCTTCCTGCGCCAGCGTCGCCGCACCGATCGTTTCGATCACCTGTGCCACGGCGGCTCCACGCCGTCCGGCGCTCGCTTCGCCGCGGGCGCCGGCACTCCCGTACCGTCTCAATGCAGCGTCACGCGCGGATCGACCACACCGTACCAGAGATCGGCCAGCAGGTTGGCGAGCACAATCACCGCGCCGGAGAGCATCACCAACGCCATCACGACCGGGATGTCGCGCCGCACCGTGGCCGTGACCGTGAGCTGGCCGAGCCCGTTCCAGTTGAAGATCTGCTCGGTAATAATCGCACCACCCACCATGTCGGGCAGGCTCAGGCCGAGCAGCGTGATGATCGGCATGATCGCGTTGCGCAGCGCGTGGCGGAACAGCACCTCGCGCCCCGTCAGCCCCTTCGCCCGCGCCGTGCGCACGTAGTCGAGCGAAAGCACTTCGAGCATCGAGGAGCGCAGGTAGCGCGACCAGCCGGCCGTGCGGATCAGCGTCAGCACCGCCAGCGGCAAGATCAGGTGCTTGAGATGGTCCAGCAGGCTGAAGCTGCGGCCGATCGTCTGCGTGCCGCCGGTGGGCAGCCAGTGCAGATCGACGGAGAAGAAGAGGATCAGCAGGATCGCCAGCCAGAACGACGGGATCGAGATGCCGAGAAAGCTGATCACGGTGACGACGTTGTCGCCGAACGAGTACTGGCGCACGGCCGAGAAGACGCCGATCGGCAGCGCGATCAGCAACGAGAGCAGGATCGAGCCGCCCAGCAGCTCGGCCGTGCGCGGCAGCCGCTCCCAGAGGATCGTGAACACCGAGCGTTGTTGCAGGACGGAGATGCCCAGGTCGCCGCGCAGCCAATGGCCCATCAGGTGGAAGTACTGCTGGTACCAGGGCAGATCGAGACCCAGGTAATGGCGCAGGCGGATGATCTCGGTCTGGCTGGCGCGCTCGCCCAGGGCGAACTCCGCCGCATCCCCCGGCGCCAGGTGGATCATCAGGAAGACGATCAGCGAGATGCCGATCAGCAGCGGAATCGCCTGCACGAGCCGGCGGATAACGTATCGTCCCATACAGGCGATCCCGCCCCGAACGCATTCACCGCTAGCCGGGCGTTATCCAGACTTCCAGAGCTTCCAGGTGTCCCAGTACTGCCACATGGCGTTGGGCTGGAAGCCGAGGAAGTTCTTCTTCACCAGGATCAGATCGCGCGGGAAGCCGAACCAGAGCGCCGGCAGGTCGTCGTTGATGATCGCCTGGAACTGCCCGAGCAGGTCCTTCTGCTTCACCAGGTCCGGCTCGCGGATGATCTGATCGAGCAGCTTGTCGGCCTGCGGGTTGCTCCAGGCGCCGGCGTTGAGGCCGTTGGCTTTCACGCGCGGATCCCAGTCGCTCTTGTAGTAGCCGTAGTCGCTGAAGCCGGCGAAGAGGATGCGGCTGGCGAAGTAGAGATCCCAGTCGAACACCTTCAGCCGGCGGTTCTTCAGCGTCTGCGGCTCCAGCGTGTCGATCTGCAGCGCGAGGCCGAGCTTGCGGAAGTCCTCCTGCACCGAGACGGCGATCTTGTCCACCGGGTACTGCTGGCTGTTGGAGATGATGCCAATCAGCTTGATCGGCTTGCCGTCCTGGCCGACCAGGCTGCCCGAGCTGTCCTTCTTGTAGCCGGCGTCGGCCAGCATCTGCTGCGCCTTCGCCTGGTCGTAGTCCGGGCTCTTCAGCGTCGCGTTGTACGCCCAGGGGAAGGCGATCGAGCCGATCTTCTGCTCGTCGACGAAGCCCTTAAAGATCGCCTGCGCGTAGCCTTTGCGGTCGATGCCGATCGAAAGCGCCTGGCGCACCTGCTTGTTCTGCATGAACTCGGGGTGGTCCTGCTTGGTGCTCTTGAAGTTGATCCAGGCGTTCATGAAGGCCACCGCCGGCGGGTCGTAGAGCCAGGCCTCCTGGTTCTTGACCTGGTCGACCTCCGTGGCCGTCACCGGCCAGAGCAGGTCCGTGCTGCCGTTCAGCCAGGCGGTGATCTGCGCCTCGGTCTTGTCGACCTGCTGGAAGATGAACTTCTGGAAGTGCGGCTTGCCCGCCCAGTAGCTGTCGTTGCGCGCGTACTGGATGTTGGGCGGCGAGTCGCCGGGCGCGTACTTCGTCTGCTTCCAGGCGCCGGTGCCGATCAGCATCTTGTCGGTGTACGGGTAGTCCTTCAGGCTCTTCTTCTGGTTCCAGAAGTCGTTGAACTGCGCCTTCTGCATGATGAACTGGTTGCAGGCGTTGAGGATCCAGTCGCCCGAGGTGTCCGAGAGGTCGAAGCGGATCGTCTGCGCATCGACGACGACCGGGTCCTTCTGCATCAGCGGGAAGAAGCGGGCAACGGCGCTGTCGGGGTCGTCGCGGTAGGCGATGAAGGAGAAGGCGACGTCATCGGCGGTGAAGGGCGTGCCGTCGTGCCACTTCACGTCGCTGCGCAGCTTGAAGGTGTAGCTCTTGCCGTCGGGCGAGATCGACCAGCTCGAGGCCAGCCAGGGCTTGGGGTCCAGCGTGTACTCGTCGATCCAGACCAGCGGGTCGTAGACGAAGGTGTAGGGCGAGTAACTGTTGAGCGCGGTGGGGTTGAAGGCGCTCAGGTCCTCGCTGCGGATGATCGTCAGCGTGTCGCTGTCAACCGGCGAGCCGGTGTAGCTCGGATACGGCTCGGTGCGCACCGTCAGCTTGCCGATCGTGGCTGGCGCCGCCACGCCCGCGGCCGGGCTGCCGCCGCTGGCCGCCGCGGCTGCCGGCGTGCCCGTGGCGCCGGCCCCGGCGCCCGTGTTCGGCGCCGCCGACGGCGCCTGCGGCGTGGCCAGGTTGCTGGCGCCCTTGTTGTTCGCGGCGCCGCCGGTAGTGGCGGCCTTCTTGTTGTTGTTGCCGCCGCCGCAGGCGGCGAGCACCGGGCCGACAAGGCCCGCCGCCATCAGGCTGCCGAGCAGTCGACGGCGGCTGATCAGCATCCGGGCGAACCGTTGTTCAGCGCTCTCGGTTTCGGGCTGCGGAGTCATACCTGGCCTGTCCCTTCACTCCGTCCAGGAGGCGCGCGGGTGCGCTGCTCTGGGGACGGGATGACGAATCCCTTCGCAGATAGACCGGCCGTTTGTTTCAATCCGCACCCGGCGCCTGCGCCAGGTGCGATGCCTTAGCATACACCCCCTCAGGGATGGCGTGCGCGTATCGCCCACGCCCACCGGCTGCACGCCAAACGGCAGCTCCGTTGCATGTCGCGGGCGTGACAGCGAACGCACACGCTGGTTTCGTGCGGCGCCGACGGTTGGCCGCGCCGTTACTTGACGCCGAGGCTCTGCTCCACCTCCCCAATCGACTCGTCGACGATGCCGACGATCTCGTCGACCTCCTGCTTGTTGATGCAGAGCGGCGGCGCCAGGCTGATCATCGCCCCGGCCCGGCTCAGCAGGCCGCGCTTCTTCAGCGCATCGGTCATCTTCGTGTTCATGTCGTCGGCTTCGCCGAACTGCTCTTTCGTCTCGCGGTTCTTGACCAGCTCGACGGCGATCAACAGGCCGATGCCGCGCACCTCGCCGATCGAGGGGTGATACTCGCGCAGCCGGCGCAGCTCCTCCAGCATGTAGTCGCCCTGCAGGCGGGCGTTCTCCACCAGCCCCTCGCGTTCGATGATCTGGATGTTCGCCAGCGCCACGGCGCAGGAGACCGGATGCGTGCCGAAGGTGATGCCGCCGCTGAAGGCCATCGACTTCTCGCCCACGAAGGCGTCGGCCACCTCCTGCTTCGCCATCACCGCCGAGATCGGCAGGTAGCCGCTGGAGATGCCCTTCGCCACGGTCATCAGGTCGGGAATCACGGGCGTGTGCTCGATCGCGAACCACTTGCCGGTACGGCCGAAGCCGTTGATCACCTCGTCGGCGATCAGCAGGATGCCGTACTTGTCGCAGATCTCGCGCAGCGTCGGCCAGTACTCGGCCGGCGGGATGAAGTTGGCGTTGGCCGAGGAGATCGGCTCCGCCACGATCGCCGCCACCGTCTCCGGCTTCTCGAACTTGATCGTGTCCTCGATCGTGCGGGCGCAGAAGACGTCGCACTCGGGATACGTCTTCTCGTAGGGGCAGCGGTAGCAGTTGACGCCGGGAACTTGAATGGCGCCGGGCAAGAGCGGCTCAAACGGAGCGCGGTTGGCGTACTGGGCGCCGTTGATGCTCAGTGCGCCGGCGGTCATGCCGTGGTAGGAGCCGCGACGCGAGATGATCTTGTAGCGCTTCTTGTCGCCGCGGTTGTAGTGGTACTGCTTCGACATGCGGATCGCCGTCTCCACCGCCTCGGAGCCGGAGTTGGCGAAGTAGAACTTGGAGATCGAGCCCGGCGCCAGCTCGGCCAGCTTCGTCGCCAGGTCAACGCCCGGCCGCGTGGCGTAGGCGAAGGTGTTGATGTAGGCGAGCTTCTCCATCTGCTCGGCCGCGACGCGCGCCAGCTCCTTGCGCCCATGGCCCACGGCCACCACCCAGAGCCCCGACATCGCGTCGATGTACGAACGCCCCTTGATGTCCTTGAGGCGCACGCCCTCGCCCTCGGTCAGCACCATGAAGCCGTCGGGCTTGGCCAGGTCGTTGTACTGCTGCGTGTGGATCCAGAGGTGGTCCAGCCCGCGGCGGACGTAATCGTCGACCTCCGCTTCGTTGAACTGGCCGTTCTGCGCTGCCTGGGAAACGAGACTGTCGACCATGCCGTCTACTCCTTATGCCCAATACCCTACACTCGTTCGATCGGCGGCGTCTCAGGCGCTCGCCGGCAGCTCCTTCAGCGAGTCCAGCAGGATGCGGCCGCCGCTGATGTTGACGGCCTCCGCCAGCGCTCGACTATCCTGCAAGGCACGCTCCGGCCCCAGCCGCAGCACCGGCTCCAAATACGGCGTCAGCGCGTGGCTCAGGGCGATGCTGGCCGAGCGCGGCACCATGCTGGGAATGTTCGTCACGCAGTAGTGCAGCACGCCCTCCTCGACATAGATTGGGTCGGCGTGCGAGGTTGGGCGTGAGGTCTCGAAGCAGCCGCCCTGGTCGATGGCCACGTCGACGGCAACGGAGCGCGGCGGCATGCGCGCGATCTGGGCGCGGCTGACGACGTGCGGCGCCCGTGCGCCGGTGATGTAGACGCCGCCCACCAGCAGATCCGCGTCCGCCAG
This is a stretch of genomic DNA from Dehalococcoidia bacterium. It encodes these proteins:
- a CDS encoding transposase encodes the protein MIRLAARHPDWALGFADEVWWSRVSQPDANAWVDEQPLRLLEQTVARDDPDPKALAAYGLLGQGAGGAEPEVWLRFVTARPVSGATTAFLDWCCAGLAAWGKTALLFVWDNASWHLSKAVRGWLRRYNRTVKAQGEGVRIIACFLPTKSPWLNPIEPRWVHGKRRVAEPARLLTAAELEQRVCDAFGCDQLQHLAIPEEAA
- a CDS encoding MATE family efflux transporter; this encodes MAIAPSRRVDAARPAEGSGGPPRRRTVALDESRLDRSVLALAWPVLVQQLALSLVQLVDTFLVGHIDNTGNALAGVGLATFIQWTPQAGVFAIAAGTTAVLARDIGSGQPDRAAAALRHGLLLSLLWGLVGTVLVFFAANWTMGAMGATGDVLTLGASWLRWASPGILFGSLLFVANSAQQGAGDTRTPMAVMLCVNIVNAIVAFGLIYGSWFLPKLGVRGSGIGFSVSQLVGMALTLAILTKGRAGLRLHWPSLRRWDGETARRILNVGVPSGVEQVQFQFAMLVYTRIIASLGETALAAHSVAIRIQGLAFMPGMAFQQAATAFTGQALGAGKPQLAERATFAAMRFALYILGGVALLLALFGGPITRAFVDDPAVTSDGRQLLLIFAVAQPAIAIAFTFAGSLRGAGDTRAVMVIFAISPWILRVTLAYLFAIVLGWGVGGAWIGAVADMWVRAGLTFLRFRRGRWQTIRV
- a CDS encoding ABC transporter permease, giving the protein MAQVIETIGAATLAQEAPARRFVILRRLLRHRLAVSGLIVLLVLTGICFSAPLWLPYTDTLTQVRSDTFASPSGSALFGRDEFGRNAFDRAVYGGRNSLEISLLSALIATGIGTLVGMLAGYFGGWVDGIADRLIELFLTLPFLLLLILAAAITRPSVTSIILILGLFNWAVLARIVRGEFIAARTRDYTQAAELLGCPWWRIAARHILPNAMAPIIVSGTLLFATNLTAEAAISFLGLGIQPPTPSWGNMLTNAQDYVISAPFLAIFPGLLILITVLCVNLLGDGLRDAFDPKLRL
- a CDS encoding ABC transporter permease, which produces MGRYVIRRLVQAIPLLIGISLIVFLMIHLAPGDAAEFALGERASQTEIIRLRHYLGLDLPWYQQYFHLMGHWLRGDLGISVLQQRSVFTILWERLPRTAELLGGSILLSLLIALPIGVFSAVRQYSFGDNVVTVISFLGISIPSFWLAILLILFFSVDLHWLPTGGTQTIGRSFSLLDHLKHLILPLAVLTLIRTAGWSRYLRSSMLEVLSLDYVRTARAKGLTGREVLFRHALRNAIMPIITLLGLSLPDMVGGAIITEQIFNWNGLGQLTVTATVRRDIPVVMALVMLSGAVIVLANLLADLWYGVVDPRVTLH
- a CDS encoding peptide ABC transporter substrate-binding protein, with the protein product MLISRRRLLGSLMAAGLVGPVLAACGGGNNNKKAATTGGAANNKGASNLATPQAPSAAPNTGAGAGATGTPAAAAASGGSPAAGVAAPATIGKLTVRTEPYPSYTGSPVDSDTLTIIRSEDLSAFNPTALNSYSPYTFVYDPLVWIDEYTLDPKPWLASSWSISPDGKSYTFKLRSDVKWHDGTPFTADDVAFSFIAYRDDPDSAVARFFPLMQKDPVVVDAQTIRFDLSDTSGDWILNACNQFIMQKAQFNDFWNQKKSLKDYPYTDKMLIGTGAWKQTKYAPGDSPPNIQYARNDSYWAGKPHFQKFIFQQVDKTEAQITAWLNGSTDLLWPVTATEVDQVKNQEAWLYDPPAVAFMNAWINFKSTKQDHPEFMQNKQVRQALSIGIDRKGYAQAIFKGFVDEQKIGSIAFPWAYNATLKSPDYDQAKAQQMLADAGYKKDSSGSLVGQDGKPIKLIGIISNSQQYPVDKIAVSVQEDFRKLGLALQIDTLEPQTLKNRRLKVFDWDLYFASRILFAGFSDYGYYKSDWDPRVKANGLNAGAWSNPQADKLLDQIIREPDLVKQKDLLGQFQAIINDDLPALWFGFPRDLILVKKNFLGFQPNAMWQYWDTWKLWKSG
- a CDS encoding aspartate aminotransferase family protein gives rise to the protein MVDSLVSQAAQNGQFNEAEVDDYVRRGLDHLWIHTQQYNDLAKPDGFMVLTEGEGVRLKDIKGRSYIDAMSGLWVVAVGHGRKELARVAAEQMEKLAYINTFAYATRPGVDLATKLAELAPGSISKFYFANSGSEAVETAIRMSKQYHYNRGDKKRYKIISRRGSYHGMTAGALSINGAQYANRAPFEPLLPGAIQVPGVNCYRCPYEKTYPECDVFCARTIEDTIKFEKPETVAAIVAEPISSANANFIPPAEYWPTLREICDKYGILLIADEVINGFGRTGKWFAIEHTPVIPDLMTVAKGISSGYLPISAVMAKQEVADAFVGEKSMAFSGGITFGTHPVSCAVALANIQIIEREGLVENARLQGDYMLEELRRLREYHPSIGEVRGIGLLIAVELVKNRETKEQFGEADDMNTKMTDALKKRGLLSRAGAMISLAPPLCINKQEVDEIVGIVDESIGEVEQSLGVK